In Fragaria vesca subsp. vesca unplaced genomic scaffold, FraVesHawaii_1.0 scf0513160_u, whole genome shotgun sequence, a single window of DNA contains:
- the LOC101294136 gene encoding uncharacterized protein LOC101294136, with translation MKLAQVSSSQSRASLCSLHGVPKLPSSYSFGARKGVAFNSRPLSVCRFCRTGRQSKVAAGGIGVSAMRTACCTGFGSFHHKAVEMVSLRKMRGKMFLRAFSTWTSPMISTNFSLVMHSPSSLALVTRVALSDAPQRSEEWFALRRNKLTTSTFSTALGFWKGNRRPELWHEKVFDSQKEFAQASKNAMQWGVVNEEVAIERYKSITGREVGTYGFASHGEERFDWLGASPDGLLDCFQGGGILEVKCPYNKGKPEQGLPWSMIPFYYMPQVQGQMEIMDRDWVDLYCWTPNGSTIFRVCRDRSYWDLMHGILREFWWENVIPAKEALLLGNEEKAREYMPTSTHKKTGLAIVKSLELARESKLLCREIAGHIEFY, from the exons ATGAAGCTCGCTCAGGTCTCTTCGTCTCAGTCAAGAGCTTCGCTTTGCTCTCTACATGGAGTGCCTAAGTTGCCCTCTTCTTACTCCTTTGGAGCTCGTAAAGGTGTTGCCTTTAATTCAAGGCCACTCTCAG TGTGTCGTTTTTGTAGAACAGGACGTCAGAGCAAAGTAGCTGCTGGTGGCATTGGGGTATCAGCAATGAGGACTGCCTGCTGCACTGGGTTCGGCAGCTTTCATCATAAAGCAGTAGAAATGGTGTCATTGAGAAAGATGCGTGGAAAGATGTTTTTGAGGGCCTTTTCAACATGGACCTCACCGATGATATCTACGAATTTTTCTCTGGTGATGCATTCCCCATCATCACTTGCGTTGGTTACCCGGGTTGCGCTATCGGATGCTCCCCAGCGTTCAGAGGAGTGGTTTGCCTTGCGGCGAAACAAGCTGACTACAAGCACCTTCAGCACCGCATTGGGATTTTGGAAAGGAAACCGTCGACCTGAGCTCTGGCATGAGAAGGTATTTGATTCACAGAAAGAATTCGCGCAAGCTTCTAAGAATGCCATGCAATGGGGTGTGGTCAATGAAGAGGTGGCCATAGAGCGGTACAAAAGCATCACAGGTCGTGAAGTCGGTACATATGGATTTGCATCCCATGGAGAGGAGAGGTTTGATTGGCTTGGTGCCTCCCCTGATGGTCTGCTTGATTGCTTTCAGGGTGGTGGTATCCTGGAGGTCAAGTGTCCTTATAACAAGGGAAAACCGGAGCAGGGTCTGCCCTGGTCAATGATACCTTTCTATTACATGCCTCAGGTGCAGGGTCAAATGGAGATAATGGATAGAGATTGGGTTGATTTATATTGCTGGACACCAAATGGAAGCACAATATTCCGTGTGTGCAGAGACCGTAGTTACTGGGACTTGATGCATGGAATTCTAAGGGAATTTTGGTGGGAAAATGTGATTCCTGCTAAGGAGGCTCTTTTGCTGGGTAATGAAGAAAAGGCCAGGGAGTATATGCCAACTTCCACTCACAAAAAAACAGGCCTTGCAATCGTTAAGAGCTTAGAGTtagcaagagaatcaaagTTGCTGTGTAGGGAGATTGCCGGTCACATCGAGTTTTACTAG
- the LOC101294427 gene encoding F-box protein SKIP14-like — protein sequence MALNFSHRPFFPAHLSEDNLVSPMRIRNGPWHSNRDVEDPFDRCDRGSSQEPVSNDIIDLLPSDPFGMDISTTFTAITGWLEDLELDYGCYGRDEVGTSNGNYELFAGLNFIWNNAMRFQTFPRNIGVDRKSKVGSGSRGCHEEKQVSDISSNGGLVGCLKEKQVVDPSCHGGCSKQVLDTPCHGVFGGFLKEEAVDDSSCNGEFSNCSKGKGVGDASDASSFQGEFGSACVVADILDCGFSNQQNVGDGEAHDGALMFALSYLGVRDLLVVETVCRSLYSTVRGDPLMWRSIHIDQPLNEKITDEVLLQLTNRAQGNLQCLSLVECPKITDDGLKRVLENNPKLTKLSVPGCTRLSIEGIVNSLRAFKSKGEQGVKYLRIGGLYGVTQKHFEELKFLLGTDQMQQNARKPHFYHRGNFYLSCDDDSDIDIEICPRCQNLRLVYDCPAEACQGKEHPTQLCRACTLCIGRCAQCGRCINDSEYEETFCLELLCSDCWKQLLKSQEGEDTEFVPSNSAVLHEQNHSLCRHG from the exons ATGGCCTTGAATTTTTCCCATCGACCATTCTTTCCGGCCCATCTGTCTGAGGACAATTTGGTGTCACCGATGAGGATTCGTAATGG GCCGTGGCATTCGAATCGGGATGTGGAGGATCCCTTTGATAGATGTGATAGGGGCAGCTCACAGGAGCCAGTTTCGAATGACATTATTGATCTTTTGCCTTCGGACCCATTTGGCATGGATATAAGTACCACTTTTACGGCCATCACGGGTTGGCTGGAGGATTTGGAACTGGATTATGGGTGTTATGGGAGGGATGAGGTGGGGACGAGCAATGGGAATTATGAACTTTTTGCAGGATTGAACTTTATTTGGAATAATGCTATGAGATTCCAGACATTCCCTCGGAATATTGGGGTGGATCGTAAGTCTAAAGTAGGGAGTGGATCCCGTGGGTGTCACGAAGAGAAGCAGGTGAGTGACATATCCTCGAATGGTGGCTTAGTTGGGTGTTTGAAAGAAAAGCAGGTTGTTGACCCATCTTGCCATGGTGGGTGTTCCAAACAGGTTCTTGACACACCCTGTCATGGTGTGTTTGGTGGGTTTTTGAAAGAGGAGGCGGTTGATGATTCATCTTGCAATGGTGAATTCAGTAATTGTTCAAAAGGGAAGGGAGTTGGTGATGCATCTGATGCATCATCCTTCCAAGGTGAATTTGGATCAGCGTGTGTAGTGGCTGACATTTTGGATTGTGGTTTTTCCAATCAGCAAAAtgttggagatggagaagctCATGATGGAGCTTTGATGTTTGCCCTTAGTTATTTGGGAGTACGGGATCTACTTGTCGTAGAAACTGTTTGCAGATCTCTCTATTCTACTGTCCGTGGTGACCCCCTTATGTGGAGAAGTATTCACATAGATCAGCCACTAAACGAAAAAATCACAGATGAAGTTCTTCTGCAATTGACTAATAGAGCTCAAGGAAATTTACAATGCTTGAGCCTGGTTGAGTGTCCGAAGATTACTGATGATGGTCTGAAGCGTGTGCTTGAAAACAATCCCAAGCTTACAAAG TTGAGTGTACCTGGATGTACGAGACTCAGTATTGAGGGCATTGTGAATAGCTTAAGGGCTTTTAAGTCTAAAGGCGAACAAGGTGTGAAGTATCTACGAATTGGAGGACTTTATGGTGTGACACAGAAGCATTTTGAAGagttgaaatttttgttgGGCACTGACCAAATGCAGCAGAATGCCCGCAAGCCGCACTTTTATCACCGAGGGAACTTTTATTTATCCTGTGATGATGATAGTGAcattgatattgaaatttgtCCTAGATGCCAAAACTTGAGGCTTGTTTATGACTGCCCAGCAGAGGCTTGTCAAGGAAAGGAGCATCCAACTCAGTTATGCAGGGCCTGCACGCTATGCATAGGGAGGTGTGCTCAGTGTGGTCGGTGCATTAACGACAGTGAATACGAGGAAACATTCTGTCTGGAGTTGCTTTGCTCAGATTGTTGGAAGCAGCTACTCAAGTCTCAGGAGGGGGAGGATACAGAGTTTGTTCCATCCAACTCTGCTGTTCTCCATGAACAGAATCATAGCTTATGTCGCCATGGCTAG
- the LOC101294723 gene encoding signal recognition particle 72 kDa protein-like, translating to MAPKLKDKQQKPPPPPMEDLFATLNGHIEQLEFDKAVKVANQVLAVAPGDEDAIKCKVVGLIKDDKTKEALSVIRSLKNPALDFSFFKAYCLYRENELDEALKTLKSQESTPTAMLLEAQILFRLGKFDACIDIYQKLQKSKVELLDTNYIASLVAAGRASEVQVEALRAKAKESFELAFNIACSLIETKKYTDAEQFLLLARRTGKEVLLEDGVPDDEIETELAPIAVQLAYVQQLLGNRQEAIQAYTDIIKSDVGDELSLAVAVNNLIALRSPKDVSDGLKKLDRLKQKDDKQSFHLTPKLDSKLSPKQKESIYVTRVLLLLHANKLDQARELVAALPDMFPESVMPVLLQAALFVRENKAGKAEEVLAQFSEKFPEKSKVFLLARAQVAAAASHPHIAAESLSKIPDIQHMPATVATLVSLKERAGDIDGASAVLDAAINWWSNSMTEDNKLNVLMQEAAAFKLRHGREEEASHLYEELVKSHGSVEALVGLVTTVARVDVQKAEAYEQKLKPLPGLKGINVDNLEKTSGAKHEEGISQVKVAETYEEGKSKSKSKKKRKRKPKYPKGFDPANPGPPPDPERWLPKRERSSYRPKRKDKRAAAQVRGSQGSVARDKHEAGATSSNAKSNQAATSKGASQNSVAEPSKTSSKSRKKSRN from the exons ATGGCTCCCAAGCTCAAAGACAAGCAGCAGAaacctccgccgccgccgatGGAGGATCTCTTCGCCACTCTCAACGGCCACATCGAGCAACTGGAATTCGACAAAGCCGTCAAAGTCGCAAATCAAG TTCTGGCGGTTGCTCCTGGCGATGAGGACGCGATTAAGTGCAAGGTCGTGGGGCTGATCAAGGACGATAAGACCAAAGAGGCGCTTTCCGTGATTCGATCTCTCAAGAATCCTGCTCTCGATTTCAGCTTCTTCAAG GCATACTGCTTATACAGAGAAAACGAGTTAGATGAGGCTCTAAAAACCTTGAAAAGCCAAGAGTCAACTCCTACAGCAATGCTATTAGAAGCCCAGATCTTATTCCGCTTGGGAAAGTTCGATGCTTGTATCGACATATATCAGAAGCTTCAAAAGTCCAAAGTTGAGTTATTAGATACAAATTATATAGCTAGCTTGGTTGCTGCTGGGAGGGCTTCTGAAGTACAAGTTGAAGCACTTAGGGCTAAAGCAAAGGAGAGCTTTGAGCTGGCATTCAACATTGCCTGTTCTTTGATTGAAACCAAAAAGTATACTGATGCAGAACAGTTCCTGCTGCTAGCCAGAAG gaCCGGGAAGGAAGTATTGCTGGAAGATGGTGTACCTGATGATGAGATAGAAACTGAATTGGCGCCAATAGCTGTCCAGTTGGCCTATGTTCAGCAG CTCCTTGGGAACAGACAAGAGGCCATTCAGGCGTACACAGACATCATCAAATCAGATGTGGGAGATGAGTTATCACTTGCGGTGGCAGTCAACAACCTAATCGCTTTGAGAAGTCCAAAAGATGTTTCTGATGGCCTAAAGAAACTTGATCGACTAAAACAGAAAGATGACAAGCAAAGCTTCCACCTTACTCCTAAACTGGACTCGAAGctttcaccaaaacaaaaagaatcaaTATATGTGACTCGTGTCCTTTTACTTCTGCATGCAAATAAGTTGGATCag GCTCGAGAACTTGTTGCTGCACTTCCAGACATGTTTCCCGAGAGTGTGATGCCTGTTCTACTTCAGGCTGCACTTTttgtaagagaaaacaaggcTGGAAAAGCTGAAGAAGTTTTAGCCCAGTTTTCTGAGAAGTTCCCTGAAAAGTCCAAGGTTTTTCTCTTAGCAAGGGCACaggttgctgctgctgccagCCACCCTCATATTGCCGCCGAGTCCCTTTCTAAGATACCTGATATCCAGCACATGCCTGCTACTGTTGCTACGCTTGTGTCTCTTAAAGAGCGTGCTGGTGACATTGATGGGGCATCTGCTGTTCTTGATGCTGCAATCAACTGGTGGTCAAACTCCATGACCGAGGACAACAAGCTCAATGTTTTGATGCAAGAGGCTGCTGCCTTCAAGCTCAGGCATGGACGAGAAGAGGAGGCTTCTCATCTATATGAGGAGCTTGTGAAAAGCCATGGAAGTGTGGAAGCATTGGTTGGGCTTGTAACTACAGTTGCTCGAGTGGATGTTCAGAAGGCTGAAGCTTACGAGCAGAAGCTGAAACCATTACCAGGTTTAAAGGGGATCAATGTGGATAATCTAGAGAAGACTTCTGGTGCCAAACACGAAGAGGGTATTTCTCAAGTTAAGGTCGCAGAGACATATGAAGAGGGGAAGAGCAAGTCGAAGTCAAAGAAGAAGCGAAAGAGAAAGCCAAAATATCCTAAAGGGTTTGACCCTGCGAACCCAGGCCCCCCACCAGATCCAGAAAGGTGGCTTCCCAAGAGAGAAAGATCAAGTTATAGGCCTAAGAGAAAGGATAAGAGAGCAGCTGCTCAAGTACGAGGCTCCCAGGGTTCTGTGGCTAGAGACAAACATGAAGCTGGTGCCACGTCCAGCAATGCAAAATCAAACCAAGCAGCCACTTCGAAAGGAGCCTCACAGAATTCAGTTGCAGAGCCATCAAAGACTTCATCCAAGTCGAGAAAAAAGTCCAGGAACTAG
- the LOC101295009 gene encoding neurolysin, mitochondrial-like, giving the protein MTESEGDAVKMPKQNRRSHRLVAVTGATALLALAVHLGITAFNSHRKNRNKKDLHGSKVRVTLSASEIIKLAERVISKSKEVHDAVASVPLDKVTYMNVISPLAELEAQQFPLVQSCVFPKMVTTSDDVRKASAEAERRIDAHVLTCSMREDVYRVVKAFAMRGEWVNADAKHYTQALMRDFERNGLNLTLTKREEMQRVRVHIDELSLRYIQNLHEDCSFLVFTETELAGLPQEFLKSLDKADNGKLKVTLKSHHVVPVLELCEVGTTRKMVAVEYGKRCGEVNLSILEDLVQLRHKFARVLGYSNYAEYAVDHRMAKTPAKVYAFLEDISNSLANSAFMELSMLKDLKKKEEGDFPFGVEDLLYYVKKAEEQQFDFDFDFGALKQYFPVNLVLSGVFKIVQDLFGLRFEEITDAEVWHSDVSAYSVFDLSSGELLGHFYLDMYTREGKYSHTCVVALQNGALSSNGSRQIPVALLISQFQKDVSGQPALLRFSEVVNLFHEFGHVVQHICNRASFSKFSGLGFDPDFVEVPAQVLENWCYESFSLKLISGFHQDITKPIKDEMCKSIKRWRYSFSALKMKQQILYCIFDQIIHSAENVDIVELFKHLHPTIMLGLPALEGVNPASRFPCSAIGYDASCYSRIWSEVFTADIFASKFHDSYLNQYAGMQFRNKVLAPGGSKEPIEVLTGFLGREPSTQAFIDSRSHYRL; this is encoded by the exons ATGACGGAAAGTGAAGGCGACGCCGTCAAAATGCCGAAGCAGAATCGCCGGAGCCACCGCCTTGTTGCCGTCACCGGAGCCACCGCTCTCCTCGCTCTCGCCGTCCACCTCGGAATCACCGCCTTCAACTCTCACCGGAAGaacagaaacaagaaag ATCTTCACGGCTCCAAGGTTCGAGTCACTCTATCGGCGTCGGAGATTATCAAATTGGCGGAGCGAGTCATTTCCAAGTCGAAAGAGGTCCACGACGCTGTGGCTTCAGTTCCGCTTGATAAG GTTACGTATATGAATGTTATATCACCTCTTGCTGAATTGGAAGCGCAGCAATTTCCACTTGTTCAGTCTTGCGTGTTTCCTAAGATGGTAACTACTAGTGATGATGTTCGAAAAGCAAGCGCCGAGGCTGAGCGGAGAATCGATGCACATGTTTTGACTTGCAG CATGCGTGAGGATGTGTACCGTGTAGTCAAAGCTTTTGCTATGAGAGGAGAGTGGGTGAATGCTGACGCAAAGCACTATACTCAAGCCTTG ATGAGAGACTTTGAACGCAATGGGTTGAATCTTACTTTAACTAAGAGAGAGGAGATGCAGCGTGTCAGAGTCCATATTGATGAGCTAAGCTTGCGCTATATCCAAAATCTACATGAAGATTGTTCTTTCCTTGTCTTCACTGAAACTGAGTTGGCTGGTCTACCACAAGAGTTTCTTAAG AGCTTAGACAAAGCTGACAATGGTAAATTGAAGGTGACCCTGAAAAGTCATCATGTGGTGCCAGTATTAGAACTTTGCGAG GTTGGAACAACTAGGAAGATGGTAGCAGTGGAATATGGGAAGAGGTGTGGAGAAGTCAACCTTTCTATCTTAGAAGATCTG GTTCAACTTCGCCATAAGTTTGCTCGGGTACTCGGCTATTCAAATTATGCTGAATATGCTGTTGATCATAGAATGGCAAAGACACCTGCAAAG GTTTATGCGTTCTTAGAGGACATCTCCAATAGTTTGGCCAATTCAGCTTTCATGGAGCTTTCTATGTTGAAAGATTTGAAG aaaaaagaggaaggagaTTTTCCATTTGGAGTTGAGGATCTACTATACTATGTGAAGAAGGCTGAAGAACAgcagtttgattttgattttgactttGGAGCTCTCAAGCAATACTTTCCAGTAAATTTGGTTTTATCTGGGGTCTTTAAAATAGTCCAAGACCTTTTTG GTTTAAGGTTTGAGGAAATTACAGATGCCGAGGTGTGGCATTCTGATGTTTCCGCATATTCAGTTTTCGACCTGAGTTCTGGTGAACTGTTGGGCCATTTCTACCTTGATATGTACACAAG GGAAGGAAAATATAGTCATACGTGTGTGGTGGCTCTTCAAAATGGTGCTTTATCATCCAATGGATCACGTCAG ATACCAGTTGCATTATTGATATCTCAATTCCAAAAAGATGTCAGCGGTCAACCTGCATTACTTCGATTTTCTGAAGTTGTGAACCTTTTTCACGAGTTTGGCCATGTG GTCCAACATATTTGCAATCGTGCTTCATTCTCCAAGTTTTCTGGTCTGGGTTTTGATCCAGACTTTGTGGAGGTTCCTGCTCAGGTGCTAGAGAATTG GTGCTATGAAAGCTTCAGTTTGAAGTTGATATCCGGCTTCCATCAG GATATAACAAAGCCCATCAAAGATGAAATGTGCAAATCCATTAAAAGATGGCGATATTCCTTTTCAGCTCTGAAAATGAAGCAACAAATTCTTTATT GTATTTTCGACCAAATCATACATTCTGCTGAAAACGTTGACATAGTTGAGTTATTTAAGCATCTTCATCCAACG ATCATGTTAGGTTTACCAGCTTTGGAAGGTGTCAATCCAGCTTCACGGTTTCCATGTAGTGCCATTGGGTATGATGCTTCTTGTTACAGCCGTATTTGGAGTGAG GTCTTCACTGCGGATATATTTGCATCAAAGTTTCATGATAGTTATTTGAACCAGTATGCTGGCATGCAGTTCAGGAACAAG GTATTGGCCCCAGGGGGATCAAAGGAACCGATTGAAGTTTTAACAGGCTTTCTTGGGAGAGAACCATCAACTCAAGCTTTTATCGACAGCAGATCCCATTACAGATTGTGA
- the LOC101295298 gene encoding serine/threonine protein phosphatase 2A 59 kDa regulatory subunit B' eta isoform-like yields MLNKILSKVSRKSSKRSESRDGGHTLYSNGPSYSKSGELGTSKAGNVISSVPAGGFVSDVGNSYGNKNAKGVNLKLNGFVASSSYEALPGFRDVPNSEKQNLLVRKLNLCCVIFDFTDPTKHLKEKEIKRQTLLEVVDYVTSANGKFSEIVMQEGIKMVSANLFRSFSPQPRENKVVDGFDLEEDEPSMDPAWPHLQIVYEFLLRFVASPETDAKLAKKYVDHSFILKLLDLFDSEDPREREYLKTILHRTYGKFMVHRPFIRKAINNIFYSFIFEAEKHNGVSELLEILGSIINGFALPLKEEHKLFLVRALIPLHKPKYLAMYHQQLSYCITQFVEKDCKLSDTVIRGLLKYWPVTNSSKEVLFLSELEEVLEATQPSEFQRCMVPLFRQIAHCLNSSHFQVAERALFLWNNDHIENLIKQNRKVLLPIIFSALEKNARNHWNQAVHSLTLNVRKIFYDLDPELFNECLAEFKEDESKEDEVKARREATWKRLEEVAAKKASSNEPVLVRGRAPLRTASR; encoded by the exons ATGTTAAACAAGATATTGAGCAAGGTTTCCCGGAAGTCTTCTAAGCGTTCTGAAAGTCGGGATGGAGGCCATACATTGTACTCGAATGGTCCCAGCTACTCGAAAAGTGGTGAGCTGGGGACTAGTAAGGCTGGTAATGTGATTTCGTCTGTGCCAGCTGGTGGGTTTGTTTCGGATGTTGGGAACAGTTATGGCAACAAGAATGCAAAGGGTGTGAATTTGAAGTTGAATGGCTTTGTGGCTTCATCTTCTTATGAAGCATTGCCTGGATTCAGAGATGTTCCCAATTCTGAGAAGCAGAACTTATTAGTCAGAAAGCTTAACTTGTGCTGTGTTATATTTGACTTCACGGACCCAACTAAGCatctgaaagaaaaagagatcaAGCGCCAGACACTGTTGGAAGTAGTGGATTATGTGACTTCAGCAAATGGTAAATTCTCAGAAATTGTGATGCAAGAGGGTATTAAAATGGTGTCTGCAAATTTGTTTAGGTCATTCTCTCCACAGCCACGGGAGAATAAGGTTGTAGATGGCTTTGACTTGGAAGAGGATGAGCCTTCAATGGATCCTGCTTGGCCTCACTTACAAATCGTTTATGAGTTTTTGTTAAGATTTGTTGCATCACCTGAGACAGATGCAAAATTAGCTAAAAAATATGTTGATCACTCATTCATTCTTAAGTTGCTTGATCTCTTTGACTCTGAAGATCCTAGAGAGAGGGAGTATTTGAAAACAATTCTGCACAGAACTTACGGAAAATTTATGGTGCATCGCCCATTCATCAGGAAAGCTATCAACAATATCTTCTATAGTTTTATCTTCGAGGCTGAGAAGCATAATGGGGTATCTGAACTTCTAGAAATTTTGGGCAGTATTATAAATGGGTTTGCGCTGCCACTGAAAGAAGAACATAAGTTGTTCCTTGTTCGGGCTCTAATTCCCTTGCATAAGCCCAAATATCTAGCAATGTACCATCAACAGCTATCTTATTGCATTACGCAATTTGTGGAAAAAGATTGCAAGCTTTCTGATACTGTCATAAGGGGTTTGTTGAAGTACTGGCCGGTCACTAACAGTTCAAAGGAAGTATTGTTTCTTAGTGAGCTGGAGGAGGTTCTAGAAGCAACTCAGCCATCTGAATTCCAGCGCTGCATGGTTCCCTTATTCCGCCAGATTGCTCATTGTTTGAACAGTTCTCACTTTCAG GTGGCAGAGAGAGCTCTGTTTCTGTGGAACAATGATCACATTGAGAACTTGATCAAACAGAATCGTAAGGTTCTACTGCCCATTATCTTCTCTGCATTGGAGAAAAATGCTAGAAACCATTGGAATCAGGCTGTTCATAGCTTGACCTTAAATGTCCGCAAAATTTTCTATGATCTTGATCCCGAGTTGTTCAACGAATGCTTAGCTGAGTTCAAAGAAGATGAATCGAAGGAGGATGAAGTAAAAGCACGACGTGAGGCCACATGGAAACGTTTGGAAGAAGTTGCTGCAAAGAAAGCTTCGAGCAACGAACCTGTGCTTGTTCGTGGCAGAGCACCTCTGCGCACTGCTTCACGTTAG
- the LOC101295588 gene encoding serine/threonine protein phosphatase 2A 59 kDa regulatory subunit B' eta isoform-like, with translation MIKQILGRLPRKPSKSADNREYGGASASSLNASISSRKSDLASDRPINANSVPVLDLDGASRLANRGGSKLPQVVNSKLNGNSVAASYEALPAFRDVPGSEKQILFIKKLNLCSVVFDFTDPAKHLKEKDIKRQTLLELVDHVSSASGKFNETIIQEAIKMVSVNLFRSLSPQPRENKVLESFDMEDDEPLMDPAWPHLQIVYEFFLRFVASPETDAKLAKRYIDQSFVLKLLDLFDSEDPREREYLKTILHRIYGKFMVHRPFIRKGINNIFFRFIFETEKHNGIAEMLEVLGSIINGFALPLKEEHKLFLTRALIPLHKPKCLSMYHQQLSYCITQFVEKDCKLTDTVIRGLLKYWPITSSSKEVMFLSELEEILEATQPAEFQRCMVPLFRQIARCLSSSHFQVAERALFLWNNEHIENLIKQNRNVILPIIFPALEKNGRSHWNQAVHSLSLNIRKIFSDADPELVEECLLKFQEDEAKMEEIKRKQETTWKRLEEIAASKAVSGKQCPA, from the exons ATGATCAAGCAGATACTTGGTAGGCTTCCAAGGAAGCCCTCAAAGTCAGCTGACAATCGTGAATACGGGGGTGCGTCTGCATCTTCATTGAATGCTTCAATCAGTTCAAGAAAGAGTGACTTAGCTAGTGATAGGCCAATAAACGCGAACAGCGTACCTGTTTTGGACCTTGATGGTGCTTCGCGTTTGGCCAATCGTGGTGGAAGTAAGCTCCCCCAAGTTGTAAATTCGAAGCTGAATGGTAATTCTGTTGCTGCTTCTTATGAAGCGTTGCCAGCATTTAGGGATGTGCCAGGCTCTGAGAAGCAGATCTTGTTTATCAAGAAGCTGAACTTGTGTAGCGTTGTGTTTGACTTCACTGACCCAGCAAAGCATCTGAAGGAAAAAGACATCAAACGTCAGACATTGCTTGAGCTGGTGGATCATGTTAGTTCTGCCAGTGGAAAATTTAATGAAACTATCATTCAAGAGGCTATAAAGATGGTGAGTGTGAATTTGTTCAGGTCACTCTCTCCACAACCCCGTGAAAACAAGGTTTTGGAATCTTTTGATATGGAGGATGATGAGCCTTTGATGGACCCTGCATGGCCACACTTACAAATTGTGTACGAATTTTTTCTCAGGTTTGTTGCATCTCCTGAGACAGATGCAAAATTGGCTAAGAGGTACATTGATCAGTCCTTTGTTCTCAAGTTGTTGGATCTCTTTGATTCCGAGGATCCTAGGGAGAGGGAGTATCTGAAAACAATTCTGCATCGTATCTATGGAAAGTTTATGGTGCATCGCCCATTCATAAGGAAGGGAATAAACAACATATTTTTCCGTTTCATTTTTGAAACAGAAAAGCATAATGGGATTGCTGAGATGTTAGAGGTTTTGGGCAGTATAATCAATGGATTTGCTCTTCCACTTAAAGAAGAGCACAAACTCTTTCTAACTCGGGCTCTGATCCCCCTTCACAAACCTAAATGCTTATCAATGTACCATCAGCAGTTGTCATACTGCATTACTCAGTTTGTAGAGAAAGATTGCAAACTGACGGATACTGTTATAAGAGGCTTGTTAAAGTATTGGCCGATCACTAGTAGTTCAAAGGAAGTCATGTTCCTAAGCGAGCTGGAGGAAATCTTAGAAGCAACCCAGCCTGCAGAATTTCAAAGGTGTATGGTTCCTCTCTTCCGCCAAATAGCTCGTTGCTTGAGCAGTTCACACTTTCAG GTGGCAGAGAGGGCTTTGTTCTTATGGAACAATGAACATATTGAGAacttaatcaaacaaaaccgtAATGTCATACTGCCCATTATCTTTCCTGCTTTGGAGAAGAATGGGCGAAGCCACTGGAATCAAGCAGTCCACAGCTTGTCGCTGAACATCCGGAAAATCTTCTCTGATGCTGATCCTGAGCTAGTTGAGGAGTGTTTGCTCAAATTTCAGGAAGATGAAGCGAAAATGGAagagattaaaagaaaacaagaaaccaCCTGGAAGCGCTTAGAAGAGATTGCTGCTTCCAAAGCTGTTAGTGGGAAGCAGTGCCCTGCCTGA